The sequence below is a genomic window from Candidatus Binatia bacterium.
CTTGTCGAGGCCGTGCTTTCCCGCGGCGACGACCTCGGGCAGATCCGCGAGGCCCAAATAATTATTGCTCGAGAGGACGATGACGTCGCCGGCCTCCTCCATGTGGACTTCCGGCGCCATCGGCGTCGTCAAGTGCCGGAGATGCTTGTAGGTCCCGGCCTTTTTGAGCGCATCCAGATCGGTTTGCAGTTTCGTTTCGAACGCCTGATTCATCGCGCGGCATCGGCTCCTTTGAAGTCGAGAACGATCTTGACCGCTTCGCCTTTCTCCATCAGGTCGAAGGCGCGGTCGTATTCGGTGTACGGCAACACGTGCGTTATGACGGTGCGCGGATCGACGCGCCCGCTTCTGACGAGCGCGTCCGCTTGGTACCACGTCTCGAACATGCGCCGGCCGTTGATGCCCAAAAGGGTGAGGCCTTTGAAGATCACGCGGTCGGCCAGGTCGAGTCGCACGGGTTCGGCCGGCAGGCCGAGCAGCGCCGCCGTCCCGCCGTTGCGCAGCGACGCCAAGCCGAGATCGATCGCCGCCCCGTTTCCGGAGATCTCGAGCAGGACGTCGGCGCCGTCGCCGTTCGTGAGACGCCGAATCTCTCCCACGACGTCGTCGCGAGTCGAGTCGAACGTCGCGTCGGCGCCGAGTTTCTTCGCGAGTTGCAGCCGCGCGGGGTTGACGTCTATTGCGAAGACTGCGAGCGCTCCGGCCGCGCGCGCGACCTGGATCGCGAGCAGGCCGATCGAACCGACGCCGACGATCGCGACGCTCTTGACGCTCACGCCGGCGGCCATCACGGTATGGACCGCGTTGCCGAGCGGATCGAAGATCGCGGCCGACTCATCGGGAATCGCCGGATCGAGCCGCCAGACGTTATATTCGGGGAGAACGACGTACTCCGCAAATGCGCCGTCGCGGTCCACGCCGATGATCTCGACGTGCTCGCAGATGTGCGCCTGTCCGGTCCGGCAGAGGAGACAGGTGAGGTCGGCGATATGACCTTCGCCGGCGGCGCGCTCGCCGACGCGGACGCTGCGCACCTCGCTGCCGATCGCGGCGACCGTGCCCATGAACTCGTGTCCGACGACGATCGGCGGCTT
It includes:
- the tdh gene encoding L-threonine 3-dehydrogenase: MRALVKPNSAPGFLLTEVPVPQVGPGDVMIRVEKAGLCGTDHHIYAWNAWAQRRIKPPIVVGHEFMGTVAAIGSEVRSVRVGERAAGEGHIADLTCLLCRTGQAHICEHVEIIGVDRDGAFAEYVVLPEYNVWRLDPAIPDESAAIFDPLGNAVHTVMAAGVSVKSVAIVGVGSIGLLAIQVARAAGALAVFAIDVNPARLQLAKKLGADATFDSTRDDVVGEIRRLTNGDGADVLLEISGNGAAIDLGLASLRNGGTAALLGLPAEPVRLDLADRVIFKGLTLLGINGRRMFETWYQADALVRSGRVDPRTVITHVLPYTEYDRAFDLMEKGEAVKIVLDFKGADAAR